In Miscanthus floridulus cultivar M001 chromosome 5, ASM1932011v1, whole genome shotgun sequence, one genomic interval encodes:
- the LOC136450732 gene encoding aldo-keto reductase family 4 member C10-like has translation MARHFVLNTGAKIPSVGLGTWQSDPGVVGNAVYAAVKAGYRHIDCARVYGNEKEIGVALKKLFEEGVVKREDLFITSKLWNDHHAPEDVPEALNETLNDLQLEYLDLYLIHWPFRVKKGTNHSPENFVTPDIPATWGAMEKLYDAGKARAIGVSNFSSKKLGDLLAVARVPPAVDQVECHPVWQQTKLHSFCQSTGVHLTAYSPLGSPGTTWMNSNVLKEPIIISIAEKLGKTPAQVALRWNIQMGHSVLPKSTNEERIKQNLDVYDWSIPEDLLAKFSEIKQARLLRGNFLVNPASVYKTHEELWDGEI, from the exons ATGGCGCGGCATTTCGTGCTCAACACCGGCGCCAAGATCCCCTCCGTGGGGCTCGGCACCTGGCAGTCTGACCCGGGCGTCGTCGGCAACGCCGTCTACGCCGCCGTCAAG GCGGGTTACCGACACATCGATTGTGCCAGAGTTTACGGCAATGAAAAGGAG ATTGGTGTGGCGCTGAAGAAGCTATTTGAAGAGGGTGTAGTGAAGCGAGAAGATCTGTTTATCACCTCTAAGCTATG GAATGATCATCATGCTCCTGAAGATGTGCCTGAGGCACTAAATGAAACCCTGAATGATTTGCAGCTTGAGTACTTGGATCTTTATCTT ATCCATTGGCCATTTAGAGTCAAGAAGGGAACAAACCACAGTCCAGAAAATTTTGTTACACCTGACATCCCTGCTACTTGGGGGGCAATGGAGAAGTTATATGATGCTGGTAAAGCTCGTGCTATTGGTGTGAGTAACTTCTCCTCAAAGAAATTGGGTGACTTGCTTGCTGTGGCTCGTGTACCTCCTGCTGTTGATCAGGTGGAATGTCATCCTGTTTGGCAGCAAACTAAGCTCCATAGCTTTTGTCAGTCAACTGGTGTTCATCTTACT GCTTACTCACCACTAGGTTCACCTGGTACAACTTGGATGAATAGTAATGTCCTTAAAGAACCAATAATCATCTCAATAGCTGAGAAACTTGGGAAAACTCCAGCACAAGTGGCTCTGCGCTGGAACATTCAGATGGGTCATAGTGTACTTCCAAAGAGCACGAACGAAGAAAGGATAAAGCAAAACCTTGATGTTTATGATTGGTCAATTCCAGAGGACTTGCTTGCAAAGTTCTCTGAGATTAAGCAG